The DNA region tTACCTCTTTGAATTTCAAaagaattaaatttgatatagaaGCCGGCTTTTCGCAATCCCACCTAAACAAAAGAAATGCATAGAAGAATCAAGTGAGAAATCTttcaatgaaagaaagaaagattaTGTTGACATATTCTAATCAATGTCATTTAATTcattagagaaagaaaaaaagcaacATGAGATGAAAACACATTTCAGTAAAACTCTCTTTAGTCCTAAGTGCCAGTTTTGTGAACCTCTCTAGTTTTGTGAAACTTCTACTACTAAACTAAGCACAGGGCAATAAAAGCCAGTTTCAAATTAttattaacaaataaataaattttgaagaACTTGAGGAGGGGCGCACCAATATACATTGGAACAatcaaatgttaaatttaaatggTAGAATGTAACCAATAAATAGCTTGATAATGAGAACCAAGTAAATGATAATGGAGACAAAAAAAGCTACTCTATACCTTACAAGCATTAATTCATTAACTAATCGCCACATTCCTCGCCCAACTTCTTTCACAAGCTGGTCTCTAGCACTTCTTCCATGCCATAATTCTTTTACAATATACATCACTTCTTCAACATCTACCTGTAGAAGAGAAATAAACACAATAAGTAGAAGAAAATATGCTCTTTCAATATTTCATATATACTTCAAAATATCGCagaaaaattcataataaaatttttcttacAGGCATGCCTTTGTATGGTCCTTTAAATTATGATGCGGGAAACCACAGAAAATAGACAAGATAAAGGAAGAATTGTGTGTGTTTATTGGTGAATAAAGCAGGGCCAAAGCCCAAAAGAACCGTATTATTCTCCCAAGACTAACATCAGTGTGAAATCAagcattgaaaaagaagaaaacagcaTAGGAAATGcagaaaatgaaagaaacaagTTTCTGAGCATTACAGAGTCTCAGGCTCTTGAAAAGTCAAGATATCACAGTTTATGGATAAGGAAGTTGAAATCAAACAAAAGGTTAAAGGGGTAGAGTTTTACCTGCACTTGCTGTGATGTTCCATATACTAACTCCTCATGCTCAATAAGGCGTTGATGGAGAGTATGGTAATGATCGGTATCAAAATTGACTATCGGTTCTGTTTGAACTTGAAATCCTGCTAATTCTGTCACAACATACGATGCCATAACTTGTCCAAATATCGCAGGGATTGTGCCTAACACTGGTATGATACGGACCCTGAAGCCTGGTACTATCTAACAAGAGGAACAAACAAATTAGAATGGATATGGCCAATACCACTAAATATTGTGACAATCAATGAGAAGTAGCTGATGTTGATCTAAATTAGTTGATAACCATAAAAGAATGTTTATTAACCATGCTATTAAAGAATCACAAGTTGGACAGTGGCAGAATCTACTAATGACTAAAACTGATTAAATAAAAAACCTCACCTGATAGTCTGAAGGATTTTCCTCTTCACCATTTGGACCCTTAAATGGAAGCAACTTAGCTTTGGGTTTTTCTAAAGAAAATACAACAGGGATGCCACCTTCAATGCCATGATCTTTCCTCAAACGGTGTCTCACCTATATAAAATTCCCATGAGTGAGTTGTATAACTtgtgctaataataataataattaattacagTATACCTTTTTTTTAaccccaaaagaaaaagaaaaaggaattacaaacaaagaaaatcaagacTAACAGACAAATGAAATCTGTTTTGGACAATTGACATCTAGCTGGAATTGATGGACATAAAAATCATATTTGTCAATCTTTAAGCACACAAGTGCACCTTTTCATAAGCGATGTACATATATTTTTCATAATTGTAAGTAGTACTAGCATATGGAATAGAAGGGCAATAATTAGTTTACTTTGATGATAATTGGAACTTTAGGGTGTAATCTACTAGACAGAGTGAAAAGTAATGTTCAATTGTAACAAAAATTAACATATATAAGTTTATATTCTGAATTTCTAGGAAAAACATTGAAAAGAAACATAAATGGGAACATTACAGCTCGAGACAATGGATCATTAGTTGACTCTCTTAAATCAGCAATGCGTATTCTAGTTGGATCAGCTCTAGCACCAGCCCCAGTGGCAGATAACACCTTCAAGCCCCTCCGTACACAAGCAGCAAGAAGTGCCACCTATTACACATGGACAAATTAGGCAACTGAAAGGTAAAATTCAAAACCAAGATATCTTAAAAGGAAAGATTTCCAATGATAACAGCTTAGgcaaaatacataattttttgtATCAACAAAAATACAGATATAGATGACTGAGCAAATGAAATTAATAAATACATCTCAAATTTTATTAACTTTTGGAGCTTAGAATCTAAAAGAGTTGCAACATAAGTAACAGGAAACTGATGACTAAGAACCTCGAGCAGTATAGCAAAACAGACCTCGTATCTAGGGTGTGTgcggtatgtatatatatgggaAAGAAATAATAAGAGGCAGTATGAACCTACATCAATAAAATTTAACAGGGAGTAATCTTTAGGGGTACCTTAGTATCAATGTTATCAATACAATCCAAGACAAAGTCAGGTTGGCCTGACAAAATTTCTTCTTCGGTAGATGAATCATATAGCAGTACTTTTGCATCTACTTGGCACTCAGGAAAGATAGATGAGAAATGCTCCTTAAGGCACTGCGCTTTTGGGATGCCAACATCTGCTCTTGTTGCAAGAGCGTGTcgatttaatgaagaaagagaaaccttctcattaataaataaataagtataaaTATTGTATGAAAAATCTATGAAGTTCTAAAACCAGGCAAACTTTTAACATTGATTGCATGACTACTTTATCTTCTTATTACTTTGTTTTAAACCAAACCCTGCTTATTAATATTGCAACGATAATAGCATTCACAATGTAACACATTTGGAATCTTGCTGCTAGTTACAGATGTCAAAATCTTCAATGATTCATATTTAGGAGTTCCATTTTTAAATTGTGGTAACCAATGGGAATTTGGGGGAATTTTGGACAAGAATAGGTAGGTTAACACATGATAGTACAATACTGCAGTACCAATCAGACCAAGAAAGAAGGAATCACAGAGAAGTAGAGAACACAACTCAGACTTAACAATCAAACATGGGCAAGCGGAGAatcaatcacagaaaatacctgaTCAAAGTCCACAAGAAGAAGCTTGCCGACCCCTGATCTCAAGAGCATAGATGCAGCATGACTGCCAACCCCACCAAGACCAATGACCACAACATATGATGCACTCACTTTCTGCTGAGACTCAAAGCCAAAAAACTGAATGTTCCTAATAACAGAACGAAATTCCACCCCAGATAAAAACTGAttagttgaaattgaagaaaatgAATTGCCCTTATACATTCAATTAATAAAAGgtttatatgaaaaataaatcatACAAAATGGTTTTAGACATAGTGGGTAATGTGCTGGTGGTACTTCTCGCAATAAAACTTTGCAAAAGCTCCAACAACCAAATACATTAAACAATTATATATGCATTAACCAATGATCCCTAaagttaaaagtttatttttgCCTTGTCTTCTCATTCCCTAAACATGCCACAAATATATGCATTAACCAATGATCCCTAAGCTAAAAGTTCATTCTTCTAAATTGTATTAAGGTGATAACATTTCATTGACTATACAATCTAGTGATGCGCCATTTAAATTGTAGACATTCATTAATATACAGGGAGGATATTTCATGCCCCATTCATTCTAGAATTAACAGCCAAGCGCCCAAGACATTCACCCTATCATAATTAGCTGTAAGAAAGGATGAAGACCAAGTATATTGATGGACAAGTGCTAATGTGTCTCAAACTAAATAGTCTTAAAAAAAAAGTGCATCATGCATGTCTTACCAATTAATTATTCagcaaagaaagaaacaaagcaatTGGCAATAACATGAAATACCTAGTTAGATGTTCAGAAACAATCTCATCCTTCAGAAGATCTTCATGAACTGCCTTATCATTCTTCTTTCCAGCAATAGTGCAAGTCTCAAGACCTGCATGAGGCACAAAGTCCAGATGGATAGCATGTTAAGATTATGATAATTAAACTAGGATTTAGGCAGAAACTTGTCAGGTATCAAAAGTTGTTTATCAGTGATAACATATTTACGGTTAATACATCTATTTTGATCGCAGTGCAAAAGGTAAGGGTAGAATGTGAATGCGTCTTGTATAACTAGTTAAAACCCTGTCCATTCAACCCTCCAATCACCTCAAGAACTAACTCTTAATAGCAATAGCCGAATATAGCACACTATATTTAAGAAGTGATCTTATGCAATGATGTTATGCATGCAGGTTATTGTTCTTTCCTCGTTTGGTAACCATGTAGTGGCAGCATAAACATCACACTATACAGGTAAGAGAACACATTAGAAGGGTTCAATATATCACATATTCCAGTATTCCAATTCACCCCATAACTCTACATCCCAGCTTGCTCTTCAGCATTGAAAAGTGGTGACTATGTATGACTTCAACTTGCTTTACTTGTTGATATCAGGGAGCATATGATTGTAACTAAATAACTTCTTCTTTTATAGCTTTTGTAAACAACATTACATGCATTCATTTCACATGTTTAGTTCAAAGTCACTTACCATTTAACTCAGTAGCATTCTTATTATACTGCCGAACCACTTTtctgaaaacataaaaaatatactttcagATTTCAGCAGCGTTCAAATAATGTTCAAgcaccccccccccccaaaaaaaaaaatacataaataaaaaattagtgacTCTCAACAGTATTAGTTGATCAAACTAAACCCAGAAGCCAATCTAAGCAAACCTTTAAGAGTGAATCAACCACTTCACTTGGTTGGGTTATTAAGACAAACAGGTTATATGCAAGAGATAATTGAGTCAATAAAGGTACAAACATTtatcattgaagaagaagaaagaaagaaagaaagaactcaCTTATGGTTTTGAAGGAGCCTAAGAAAGAAGATGGTAGatacagagccaaacagagcacCGGTTCCAACCAATGCTAAGTATTTACCTTTCtccatttttctctttctttctcaaaCGCAGACACGATTATGAAACACAAAAAACCAAGGTTCTGAAACCGGACCgatcatcaaaccgctctagtcactggtttactggtccaaccggtctaaccgtggttcaaccggaaaaactgttccataataaaataataaaaattataaataaacatcataaaatatctttcaaatttaaGACCCTACACAAACTATCAGTCTATCACCAACTAAATGTAATTAATTAATCGTCAAAATATGCAAAATTAACATCATTATACTTCCATTAAAAATAACTGGATTGAATTGCAGTGCACAAGTTAAAGATAGACAATATTGCCTTAAAGTAATTGagtcaaaaagtaaaacaaaacaggcccttttaattcttttatgcTTGTAGGCTTCAATACAATCATTACCATACAGAAGAACTTTCTTGAAGGAATTTATGGCAACCAAAATAGGCCCTGCTTTTGTCTGAATTGTACAAGATATGATTAACAAGTTTAAATATTGTAGTTAATCAGACCAAAAAAGAACATTTCCCAGTTGTCTCACTGAGTCCAGCCAAATGGAACAAACATCACTGTGTACTAGCATAATTCTAGATCAGACTCAGTTCCAGAAGATGTTATTATCTTCACCAGCTCCCAATTCCCATTTGAAAGTTGAAGCCAACACTGAACCTTTTGAAATAAGGAACTTCAGAAGTaagggaaagaaatagaaaattctAAACTATCCATGTCTTACTAATAATgagaacagaaaaactcaatctcTTGAACTCGATAATTACATCAGTTATCCAACTAAATAATTGCATCACAGTtatcataaactgatttcaaagcctagaagcagagtgaaattaaaaacatgaagcatataataaattGAAAGATCACCAATTgcaattttttaataagaacagaAGTTAAGTacaatgaaaaatgaagaaagattaacatttttcaacccaattttaacaaagctcatcacaatgattaacaacaacaaaaaacactgaaggaacagtgaatcagattatcaatttaaaatctatcatcaaatacaatcagtgagcaaagccaatcaaCCAAGCACTGACTGAGCATTCTGTTATGATTCTGTTACtgggaagcaacaaattcaagttacAGCAACATATTTAACAAATCTTAGTAAAGTCCCGATTTACAGCAACATTTAGATCAGCAACAAGGCAAATTTATTGATTAGCAATTCAGCAACATGCAAAAATACAGGGAGAAGGAAAATTTGGAAAAGAGAGAACAGGGAAGCGATGGTTCAGGGACTCACCAACGGTTGACGGCGAGTCGGCAACCACCCCACAGAAGGCGACGAAGCAAGAGACAACCCCACGAGTTGCTTCTGCCGCCGGCGACGAGACAGACGAACCACGAGATGCCAGTGACCGAGACGAGACTCGAGTGACACTGGGAGGCAGAATCGAGCAGAGACAACCACGGACAACGAGCAGCAACCAACGCGCACAGCTCGAGCACTCACTGGCGGAGGGAGGCGCGAGCAGCCGAGCACAGAGGAAAGAGGGGAGATGCGAGCACACGAAGCGGAGGATCCGGCGAGAGGCCCGAGACCACGAAGACGGTAGTTCTTGAgtgcgacggacggcggcagCAGTCTCTCACTCGACAGACGGCGACATCGATTGGTGGAGGCTGCTAGGGTTTGCTTTCTTTGGTGGAGGCTAGGGCATTTGCTGAAGGAAGCAGTTGGAAAAGGGGGGATAAGTGGATAACGCGTGCAATCTTCCTTTCAAGAAAGGAAACGACCTCGTTTTTGTAAACCGGCCGGTTTCCGGTCCAGTCTGACCGGCCAATTCAGCGGTTCTCGAACAGTTTTAGATTCTGCGATTTTACACACTGGACCGAACCGTTTTTTACCGGTCTCAGGTTAAATCGGTTCGACCAGTCGGTCCGATCCGGCTTTCAAAACATtgccaaaaacataaaaaagcatcaaattattttttttgttagaaaaaAACTTTTGATGGGGAACACCGTGCGCCGTCGTGCTAATCGGAGGTTTTCTGGTTGTGTTAGTTTTGAAGGCCGAATTAGACAGTTCGTAATTGGTTGTATTTTTGAGGATAAAAGATGGTTTTTCAATTTTTGGGTCGGTGTGTAAGCCCAGTATGCTTAAGGCCCTAAAAATGTCTTAAATCTTTACAATTTACAAACTTTTCCTAAGGTTATGTAccaaaaacaaaagaattttttgttttattttcgatAGTATTTTTTGACCggacaaattaaaaattagtcCCTAGtgaatttaaattctgttatgaatttattattagttaataaatCACTGTATGAATAAgatagaaattaaatttttgacaTTTACTTGAAAAAATTTGTGAGCTGAtcactaattaaaaaaaagtattctaaaggcaggtaaaataaataaaactcaaacaaaAAA from Arachis hypogaea cultivar Tifrunner chromosome 10, arahy.Tifrunner.gnm2.J5K5, whole genome shotgun sequence includes:
- the LOC112716490 gene encoding tRNA threonylcarbamoyladenosine dehydratase 2 gives rise to the protein MEKGKYLALVGTGALFGSVSTIFFLRLLQNHKKVVRQYNKNATELNGLETCTIAGKKNDKAVHEDLLKDEIVSEHLTRNIQFFGFESQQKVSASYVVVIGLGGVGSHAASMLLRSGVGKLLLVDFDQVSLSSLNRHALATRADVGIPKAQCLKEHFSSIFPECQVDAKVLLYDSSTEEEILSGQPDFVLDCIDNIDTKVALLAACVRRGLKVLSATGAGARADPTRIRIADLRESTNDPLSRAVRHRLRKDHGIEGGIPVVFSLEKPKAKLLPFKGPNGEEENPSDYQIVPGFRVRIIPVLGTIPAIFGQVMASYVVTELAGFQVQTEPIVNFDTDHYHTLHQRLIEHEELVYGTSQQVQVDVEEVMYIVKELWHGRSARDQLVKEVGRGMWRLVNELMLVRWDCEKPASISNLILLKFKEVDEHESRTLDDIKEKEPEFYNSVDAVLKRAEIDFGYAH